From one Magnetofaba australis IT-1 genomic stretch:
- a CDS encoding LysR family transcriptional regulator: MKEGLGKFDLNLLVAFDALMTERGVTRAGRRLGITQAAMSNTLRRLRTAFDDALFVKTGARMEPTPRALELAGMIESALDLVHEALDQDSFDPATSRYVFRMGMVDYTAPLVFPPLLEQMERNAPNVTLEVANTGDFHGEMIESGEVDLILSRVEDLPPNVHHRLVREMPFVVLFRPDHPVLAHGGATLKNVLACKHVHYYPPGIEESFIDVALDKINAHRDIAVKLESFGMLPTLVSQTDLIATINKAAADVVAPAMGLTSAPLPFPCPPLQLAMAWHDRTEHSQPNIWFREQVQQALNAPRPQ; encoded by the coding sequence GTGAAAGAGGGTCTGGGAAAATTCGATTTGAACCTATTGGTGGCGTTTGACGCCCTCATGACCGAACGCGGCGTGACCCGCGCCGGACGGCGTCTGGGCATCACCCAAGCGGCCATGAGCAATACTCTGCGCCGTCTGCGCACCGCCTTTGATGACGCCCTGTTCGTCAAGACCGGCGCGCGCATGGAGCCAACCCCGCGCGCCCTGGAGCTGGCGGGCATGATCGAGTCGGCTCTGGATCTGGTGCATGAGGCGCTGGACCAGGATAGTTTCGACCCCGCCACGTCGCGCTACGTGTTCCGCATGGGCATGGTGGACTACACCGCGCCGCTGGTGTTTCCGCCGCTGCTTGAGCAGATGGAGCGCAACGCCCCCAACGTCACCCTTGAGGTGGCCAACACCGGCGACTTTCACGGTGAGATGATCGAAAGCGGCGAAGTGGATCTGATCCTCTCCCGCGTGGAGGATCTGCCGCCCAACGTGCACCATCGCCTGGTGCGCGAAATGCCGTTTGTGGTGCTGTTCCGTCCCGACCATCCGGTGTTGGCCCATGGCGGCGCCACCCTCAAGAACGTGCTGGCGTGCAAACATGTGCACTACTACCCCCCCGGCATCGAAGAGTCCTTCATCGACGTGGCGTTGGATAAAATCAACGCCCATCGCGACATCGCGGTCAAACTGGAGTCCTTCGGCATGCTGCCGACGCTGGTGTCGCAGACCGATCTGATCGCCACCATCAACAAAGCCGCCGCCGACGTGGTGGCCCCGGCCATGGGTCTGACCAGCGCGCCGCTGCCGTTCCCCTGCCCGCCGCTGCAGTTGGCCATGGCATGGCACGATCGCACCGAACACAGCCAACCCAATATCTGGTTCCGCGAACAGGTGCAGCAGGCGCTCAACGCGCCGCGTCCCCAGTGA
- a CDS encoding transglycosylase SLT domain-containing protein: MTPPSRHGMLRTMCRQTSPACAHSGASARFLSATLLALTLLLGGCASLPGNIDDVCSMFRQNEDWYDAVKASQKKWGAPIHVQMAIMHQESKFQHDARPPKEYILWVIPWGRASSALGYAQVLDSTWAWYKKSTGNRWASRTNFDDAADFIGWYMNLTHKKNGVSKWNAEHQYLAYHEGHGGYAKKSYRKKPWLMRVAKKVQRNASRYRSQLKRCEKDLDSGWGWLPFF; the protein is encoded by the coding sequence ATGACGCCCCCATCCCGCCACGGTATGCTCAGGACCATGTGCCGCCAAACATCGCCCGCTTGCGCCCACTCTGGGGCCTCCGCCCGTTTTCTGTCCGCCACGCTCCTGGCGTTGACGCTGCTGCTTGGCGGTTGCGCCTCCCTGCCCGGCAATATCGACGACGTCTGCTCCATGTTCCGCCAAAACGAGGATTGGTACGACGCCGTCAAGGCCAGCCAGAAGAAGTGGGGCGCGCCGATTCACGTGCAGATGGCCATCATGCACCAGGAGTCGAAATTCCAGCACGATGCGCGCCCGCCCAAGGAGTACATCCTGTGGGTTATCCCCTGGGGTCGCGCCTCCTCGGCGCTGGGCTACGCCCAGGTCCTCGACAGCACCTGGGCGTGGTACAAAAAATCCACCGGCAACCGCTGGGCCAGCCGCACCAACTTCGACGATGCGGCGGATTTCATAGGCTGGTACATGAATCTCACCCACAAAAAGAACGGCGTCTCAAAATGGAACGCCGAGCATCAATATCTCGCCTACCATGAAGGCCACGGCGGCTACGCCAAGAAGTCCTACCGCAAGAAACCCTGGCTCATGCGCGTAGCCAAAAAGGTGCAACGCAACGCCTCCCGTTATCGCAGCCAACTCAAACGCTGTGAAAAAGATCTCGATAGCGGCTGGGGCTGGCTGCCGTTTTTCTGA